The nucleotide window TTCATTATCGATCCCAAGAGCCCGGGGATTACCATGCGCCAAATAACGCAGATGACCGGGCTTGGCGCCTTTTGTGAGGTCTTCTATGACGATGTCAGGGTTCCCAAAGAGAACCTTCTCGGGGAGAAGAACAAAGGGAAGGATGTAAGTATGCATGCCTTCGCTATTGAGAGAACCTACGGGCTCGTCATCCTCCACAATGCCAGGAGATACTTTGATCAGTTGGTGCAGTATTGCAGGGAGACCTACACCAATGGGCAGCCTTTGGCCAAGGATCCTGTCATTCGGAATAGACTGGCTGAGATGGCTATTGAGATCGAAGTAGGGTGCAACATGGGTGAAAGAATAAACTGGATGACAAGCCAGGACATGCTCACTGTGCTCCCGAGCTGCCAGAATAAGATCTATGGCGCCTGTGTTGCTCAGAGGGTGGCCAGTCTGGGAATGCAAATCCTTGGGCTCTATGGGCAGCTGGATGAGAAATCCAAGTGGGCGCAGCTGGGGGGCAGGATGAGGCATATGTATCTAAGCTCAAGGGCTTGGAGTCTTGCCGGTGGCACCAGTGAGATGTCCAGGAATATTATCGCTGGAAAATACGGACTAGGATTGCCCAGCTAAGAACTGCCAGGGAGGGCAATGGG belongs to Dehalococcoidia bacterium and includes:
- a CDS encoding acyl-CoA dehydrogenase family protein, with translation MDFLITEEEKAFQKEVRDFIEEVFQEVLPADWQGVDPGPEEEEREEVYPLAVEVWRRLGAKGWIGLGWPKEYGGQGYLAKDWILKEELIYQGVPGMDPAVVQGDLILAFGTEEQKKRFIPPIARGEVKYAIGMSEPNVGSDMFALQLKAVEEEDCYVLNGQKTWNSGIHRADWCVVYARTDPNAPKKHLGISVFIIDPKSPGITMRQITQMTGLGAFCEVFYDDVRVPKENLLGEKNKGKDVSMHAFAIERTYGLVILHNARRYFDQLVQYCRETYTNGQPLAKDPVIRNRLAEMAIEIEVGCNMGERINWMTSQDMLTVLPSCQNKIYGACVAQRVASLGMQILGLYGQLDEKSKWAQLGGRMRHMYLSSRAWSLAGGTSEMSRNIIAGKYGLGLPS